Below is a genomic region from Bacillus spongiae.
ATTTTTCCACCTTCTTTGGTTAGGATGAGGAGGACATGCTTTTTAGTTGAACTTCTTGTACGGATGTTCTAATTGGGCCGTTACTATCATACAACTAGAGAGAAAATGGGGGAAAGGGGGAAACGATGGATCAGTATAGATTAATAGGTAAAAGTATCCCTAGAAAAGAAGGGGAAAATAAAGTAACCGGTAGAACCAAATATGTTGATGATCACCCTGAGGCAGGTACCCTATTTGTTCAACTTGTGACAAGTCAATGTGCTCACGGTTATATTCGTAACATCAATACGACTGAGGCGTACCATGTCCCTGGTGTACTTCGTGTTGTGCTGGGGAATGACTTCCCTTACCCGGTTGGGTCAACCATTGTCGATCGACCCCCATTGGCGTTTGAAAAAGTTCGATATTTTGGTGAACCAATCGCTATGGTCATTGCAACTAGTGAAGTTTCTGCCAAAAGAGCGGCTCTTTCCATTCAGGTTACGTATGATGAATTACCTGTTGTGAATTCAGCCTTACAAGCCTATGAGAGCACTGCCCCGCTCGTACACGAAAATATTAATCAATACAAAGTGATGAAAGAGAGAATTCGCCCTGAACATGGGACAAATATTGCCAACCGAACAAAGGTAAGAAAAGGAGATACAGAAAAGGGATTTTCACAGAGTGATATCGTAATAGAAGAATATTTTACACTTCCACAATCGGATCATGCTGCCATGGAAACAAGAGGGGTAATAGCGGAAATAAAGCCCAATGGAGACGTAGAGATTACGTCAGCTTCCCAAAGCCCATTTGAAATTAGGAGAGATTTAAGTGATGCATTTGGTCTAAATGCAGGAAACATTCATGTGACAGTTCCATTAGTGGGAGGAGGCTTCGGAGGAAAGACCGCTGTACAGTTAGAGATTTTAGCTTATCTCGCTTCAGTACATGTAGGTGGGAGAAAGGTGAAATTACGAAACACGAGAGAACAGGATTTTATCACCTCTCCAGTCCATATCGGATTGGAGGCAAAAGTGAAATTAGGATGTACGAAAGCTGGGAGATTACAAGCAGCAGAGTTTTTATTTTTGTTTGATGGTGGTGCTTACTCAGGAAGTGGAGTGTTGATGAGTACCGTCGTTGCTCTTGATTGCACGGGCCCGTACTCAATTGAACATGTCACATGTGATTCATTATGCATGTACACGAATCACCCTTATGCAACGGCATTCCGTGGGTTTGGCCATTGTGAATTTAGTTTTGCTGTGGAAAGAGCAATCGATATAATAGCTGGTAAATTAGACATATGCCCGTTGGAATTTCGAATGAAGAATGCTATTACACCTGGAGATACAACTCCTTCACAAGTAAGAATTACACCTAGTAACATGGGTGACGGAATCGCTTGTTTAAAGAAACTTAAGGAATTGATCAACTGGAATGATGGGGTTGTATTCCATGAATCAAAAAATAAAGTGAGAGCCAAGGGAATTTCCTTCGTATGGAAAAACTCCTCTACAAGTGTAAATGCCGGAGCAGGTGCGACCCTCATTTTTAATGAAAACGGGAGTGTTACGATTAACTGTGGGGCTGTTGAAATCGGACAAGGAACGAAAACCGTGTTGGCACAAATGGTGGCAGAACGCTTAAAGATGGAGATAGAGGATGTGCACATAAAAATGGAGGTGGATACTCAAGTAGCCCCTGAACATTGGAAAACGGCTGCTAGTCGAACGACGTATTTAGTTGGAAATGCTGTATTGGCCGCGACGGAAGATGCAATGCAGCAACTAAAAGAAACAGCTAGTAAACTATTGGCTCTACCCTTAGAAAAGCTAGAAATAGAAAATAAAAAAGTATACGAAAAGAATGTTGAACGGAACTATATAGATTTTGCCCAAATTGCGTTTGGAATTGTTAACGAGAATGGAGAAGTAATAGGTCAACAAGTTATCGGAAGAGGCTCGTATGTGTTTGAAGGGTTAAAGGAAGCGAATAAGGATACAGGAGTTGGACAGTCTGGTCCTGAATGGGGTGTCGCCGCTCAAGCTGTCGAAGTAGAGTACAATCCGTCAACTCACACCTATAAGCTGCTTCAAGCAGTCTGTGTAATCGATGCGGGGAAAATATTAAATAAAAAAGGAGCCGAAACACAAGTCTTTGGGGCAATGAACATGGGAATAAGTTTCGCCTCACGAGAAGCCTTTTATTTTGACGAAAAAGCAAGAGTGTTAAATAATCAATTCCGTTCATATAAACCCATTCATTTTGGACAACAGCCCACTTATAAAGTAGCCTTTGTCGAAACACCACATAGTCACTCCCCTTTCGGATCACGCGCTATTGGTGAGCACGGTATTCTTGGCATGCCAGCCGCCTTAGCCAATAGTCTTTCAACTGCTGCAAATGTTTCACTTTACCGGTTGCCTATTACACCAGAGTCAATTTGGAGAGTAGTAAGCCATCAGGACGGTTTTTCGTCATGATTCCATTTGATTTCGAATATTTTCAACCAAGCTCAATAACTGAAGCCATCCAGCTTTTCCAACAACTTTATGAAAAGCAGAAAGGGCCTTTATATTACGGGGGTGGGACGGAATTCACAACACTCGGCCGGTTTATGGATTTGACTAGAGCGGTCATAGACATAAAGAAAATTCCAGAGTGTAACATAATAGAACAGAATGGTTCAGAGCTAGTCGTAGGAGCAGCACTAACACTTACGAAACTGGCAGAAGACGATAGATTCCCTCTTTTAAGTCAAGTAGTTGCCAATGTAGCTGATCGAACTGCACGAAATCAAATCACACTTGGAGGTAACATTAATGGGATGATCCCTTATCGGGAGGGGGTTTTGCCTTTTTTAGTATGTGATAGTACTTGTGTGATTGCAGGCAAAAACGGGCTTCGGTACGAACCAATCCAGCAGCTTTTTAAGAAAAGGTTACGACTAGAAAAAGGAGAGTTTCTTGTTCAACTGAGGACACCATTACGAGAAATAAACGCTCCCTTTTACTACGTGAAAAAAAGAAAGATCGACAAGATCGATTACCCGCTTATTTCCATGGCGTCAATTAAGAAAGAACATGTCATTCAATTCGCTTTTAGCGGGTTATGTGCTTTTCCATTCCGTTCCATTCCGATGGAGAAAACACTTAATAATCAACAGCTGCCTCTAAAAAAAAGAATCAATCAGGCGTTCTTAATGATCCCAGCACCGATTAAAGACGATATACGTGGTTCTAGAGCTTACCGTGAATTTGTTCTCCAAGAAATAGTCACAACGATGATTGAAACGTTGGAAGGAGGTACAGTGTGATAACAAAGCTTACCGTTAATATAAACGGACAAATAAGTGAAGCAGTCGTGAGGATGGCGGAAACACTTCTTGAAACACTTAGAGAACAATACGGTTTAACAGGGGCTAAACGAGGGTGTGAAAATGGAGATTGTGGTAGTTGTACCGTTTTAATTGATAACATACCGATAAAGTCTTGCATGCTCCTTACAGTAGAGACAAGAGAGAAAAAAATTGTTACGATTGAAGGTTTGCATAATACCCCTATACAACAAGCCTTTCTCGAGAAATGGGCCTTTCAATGTGGCTATTGTACATCAGGGTTTATTATGAACGCTCACTCTCTTATTCATCACCACCCAGATGCTGATGATGAGCGAATAGAAGATTGGCTAGGTTCTAACCTTTGTCGTTGCACTAGTTACCAAGAAATTAAAGAAGCGGTCAGCTCCGTCCTTAAAAAGAATCATGATAGGAGTTGACACGAGTGCATGATATTTTAGACATAGTGGTGAAAAAGCCGCTCCCAATCACGTTGGCGACGATCATTCAGACAGAAGGATCATCTTATCAAAAGGCAGGAGCCATGATGGCCTTCGACAAGAATGGAGAACAAATCGGCATGCTAAGTGGTGGTTGTATTGAAGAGGAGCTCTCACATTATGTAAATGACTTATCCCCTAATAAATGGGCAACCAAAGAGATAGATATGACAGAAGATAGCTGGTTTTCAGAAGCAGGGTGTTACGGTGTCCTTTATGTACTATTGGAAACGGTTGATGAAACCGTACAAGAGTTTCTTAGAAGAGTGGTCATGTATATCGATGCGGGACTTTCAGTGAAAATAGTGAAGCACTTAGGCAAATCCGAGACGTTATGTATTTGTGAAAATGGACACCACTTTGGTAATTGGCAAGGGGAGGTTGAAAAAGTGAAACACGTACGAGAGGGATTACATGGTTCAATGTATGTTCAAACCATCCTTCCTCGACCAAGGTTGATCATATTTGGTGCAGGAGAAGATGCAAAGCCACTCGTCTTATTAGCAAAGCAAAATGGCTTCTCGATTACCATTAGTGACTGGCGTGAAAGCCTGTGTACACCGAGGAGATTTCCTGAAGCCGACCATTTTTTCATCGGGTTTCCAAGTGAAATTTTTCATCAGTTAGCGATACAAAAAAAGGACTTTGTCGTCATGATGACCCATCATTTGGAGCGGGATGAAGAGTTGCTAAGATTACTTTCTAAAGAGCCTTGTCGATATGTTGGAATATTGGGATCAAAGGAAAGAAAAACTCGTTTATTTGCACAAATTAAGGAACCAGAATGGGTGTTTTCACCGGTTGGCCTTTCGATTGGTGCAAGAGGTCCAAATGAGATTGCTGTCAGTATAATGGGAGAAATTATCCAGCAATTAAGGAAGGCATAACGATGAAGATTATAGGTGTTTATTTGGCAGCAGGAAATAGCAAGAGGACGGGTCCAGGAATTCATAAACTTTATTTTCCCATTCAACAGATTCCCCTAGGAAATTTAGGGTTAAGATCTGCTCTCGCATCCAATCTTCATGACGTTATTGTCGTCACTAATGACGTGCACTGGATTCTTCCAAGTCTACGGGAAGATCGTATCATTATTCATTCATGTGAGCAGTCTACGTATGGTCCAGCCCACTCGCTGCATAGTGGTATTTTAGAAGCAGAACGTTTAGAGGCAGATGGAGTTTTGGTAATGCTTGCCGACCAACCGTTTATTACAAGCGAACTATTGAACCAAATTATGGAGCAATTTCAGTTGGACAAAAGCGTTGACTTTGTCGCCACTAGCTTCAAGGGGATTCCTCAGCCTCCTGTGTTATTTTCTAACCGGTTGTTTTCAAAGCTAAAATGCCTATCTGGGAATAGAGGAGCTCACTCGATTTTAAAGGACCCTCAATATAAAAGGAAAATACTTTCCTATGATCAACCAGAATTACTGCGAGATATTGATACTTGGGAAGACTATTTATTCTTTAACAAATAATTATAGGTGTGTATGATACGATTAGCTTATTAAAACGGGTAGATTTGTACAACACGCTTTTTTCTTTTCTCCTATTATTTTGGTTAGCATTTACGTCTCTTTTTTTATAGTTTTTCCTCTTGAATAGATAGAATCCTTTCTTTTTTTGTAAAATATGTATACGATAAGGAGGAAGGAATCCTTTCTATTTAGAATGGTTGTACAAATAGAAAAAGAGATAGGAGTGGTGACCAATGATTGAAAACCCTTCAAGAGAAGAAATAAAGCAAATATTACATAAGGCAAAAACAATTGCGGTTGTCGGTTTAAGCGGAAATCCTGAGCGAACTTCTTATATGGTTTCAGAAGCGATGCAAAACGCAGGATATAAAATTATCCCTGTTAATCCGACAGTTGATAAAGTTCTAGGCGAAAAGTCAGTCCGATCATTAACAGACATTCAAGAGCATGTGGATATCGTCAATATTTTTAGACGGCCTGAACATCTACCCGAAATTGCTAAGGATTTCGATAAAATGGATGCGGACGTATTTTGGGCACAACTCGGTGTGGTCAATGAAGAAGCTTATGAATTTTTGAAAGAGAAAGGCTACACAACCATAATGGATCGATGTATTAAAGTGGAGCATGCTTTAACAAAATAGGAAAGTAAAGCAAGCAAAAGCACGAATATGCTTGCTTTTTTCGTGTTTTTTTTTTTAGAATACGTCATAAAGGGCAAGGATTTAACGAAAGAGGATTTGCCAAATAAAAATAAAACAGTAAAATAAAGCATAGACCATAACAATACTTATGATAAAATAAGAATTCGAACATTCGTTCTGATTTGATAAAAACTACTAATATAAGCTATCTATAGGCATTAATTGAAAGGGGAATGGATTTGGTAAAAGGAAGAAAAAACATGGATTACAATGATGAAGCAATCCAGGTACTTGAAGGCTTAGAAGCTGTCCGAAAAAGGCCAGGGATGTATATCGGCTCAACGGACGCAAGAGGGCTTCACCATCTTGTATATGAAATCGTAGATAATTCAGTCGATGAGGCACTCGCCGGTCATGGTGATCATATCATTGTCACAATACATAAAGATAATAGTATTTCCGTTCAAGATCACGGGAGAGGGATGCCTACTGGCATGCACAAAATGGGAAAGCCAACTCCAGAAATTATTTTAACGGTCCTGCATGCAGGCGGAAAATTTGGACAAGGGGGCTATAAAACGAGCGGAGGACTGCACGGTGTTGGAGCTTCTGTCGTGAACGCTCTATCAGAAAGTTTAGAAGTGACGATTAATCGTGATGGAATTACGTATCAACAACGTTTTGAAGACGGTGGAAAACCGGTGACAACGTTAGAAAAAGTAGGTAAATCGAAAAAAACAGGAACAACCATTCATTTTAAGCCAGACAAAAAGATATTTAGTACGATTACTTACAACTACGATACGTTATGTGAAAGACTTCGCGAGTCTGCATTTCTATTGAAAGGATTAAAAATCGAAATTATTGATAAGCGTCATGATCGACAGGACGTATTTTATTATGAGAATGGAATTGAAGCCTTTGTTGAGTACTTAAACGAGGACAAGGATTCCTTACATAAAGTGGTTTCTTTTGAAGGTCAAAATGCTACTATCGAGGTCGAGTACGCCTTCCAATTCAATGATGGTTTTTCTGAAAATGTTCTTTCATTCGTTAATAATGTTCGAACGAAAGATGGAGGAACACATGAAGCTGGTGCAAAAGCGGCTATGACAAGAGTTATAAACGAATATGCTCGCAAAGTACAATTGTTAAAAGAGCGAGATAAAAACCTTGAAGGAACAGATATTCGGGAAGGACTAGCAGCTGTCGTATCTGTTAGAATCCCTGAGGAACTTCTTCAATTTGAAGGTCAAACAAAAGGAAAACTCGGTACAAGTGAGGCACGTTCAGCGGTAGATTCTGTTGTAAGTGAACATTTACAGTATTTCCTTGAAGAAAACCCTGACATGAGTTCATTATTGATCAAAAAAGCGGTCAAAGCGGCGCAAGCGAGAGAAGCAGCTCGAAAAGCACGAGAAGATGCAAGAAGTGGGAAAAAACGAAAGCGGTCCGAGACGGTCCTTTCTGGAAAATTAACCCCTGCTCAATCACGAAACCCAGAACGAAATGAGCTTTATTTAGTCGAGGGGGATTCTGCTGGAGGTTCTGCCAAGCAAGGGCGCGACCGGAAATTCCAAGCCATTTTGCCACTGCGTGGGAAAGTAATCAATACTGAAAAAGCAAAACTACAAGATATTTTTAAAAACGAAGAAATCAATACGATTATTCATGCGATTGGGGCTGGAGTCGGTAATGATTTTAATGTTGATGACACCAACTATGACAAAGTCGTCATTATGACAGACGCTGATACAGACGGCGCTCATATCCAAGTCCTTTTGATAACGTTCTTTTATCGTTACATGAGACCGCTTCTAGAAGCGGGCAAAGTATTTATTGCTTTACCGCCGTTGTATAAAGTTAGTAAAGGAACGGGAAAAAAAGAAGTGATTCATTACGCTTGGACAGATGAAGAGCTTCAAGAAGCAACGAAAAAAGTAGGTAGAGGATATATGATTCAACGATACAAAGGTCTTGGCGAGATGAATGCGGATCAGCTTTGGGAAACTACAATGGATCCAACGACACGAACCTTAATTAGAGTGAAAATTGATGATGCCGCAAGAGCCGAAAAACGAATAACAACATTGATGGGGGATAAAGTGGAACCTCGTCGTAAGTGGATTGAAAACAATGTTGCCTTCGGTTTAGAGGAAGATGCAAGTATTTTAGAAAATGAAAATGTTATGGTCGCAGAGGAGGAATAAATCATGTCAACACATGAGAAATATCAAGACATGCCACTTGAAGAAGTGTTAGGCGACCGGTTTGGGCGTTATAGTAAATATATTATTCAAGATCGTGCATTGCCTGATGCAAGGGACGGGCTTAAGCCTGTCCAACGAAGAATATTATATGCGATGAATGTAGAAGGAAACACGCATGAAAAAGGATTTCGTAAATCTGCAAAAACCGTCGGAAATGTCATCGGAAATTATCACCCACACGGTGATACATCCGTGTACGATGCAATGGTACGAATGAGTCAGGATTGGAAGTTACGTAATTTCTTAGTAGAGATGCATGGAAACAATGGAAGCATCGATGGGGACCCACCAGCTGCGATGAGGTATACAGAAGCCCGTCTTTCTGCCATTTCTACAGAACTATTACGTGATATTGAAAAAAACACTGTAGAATTTATTCCTAACTTTGATGATACCGCCGAAGAGCCAACCGTTCTTCCTGCACGATTTCCCAATCTGTTAGTCAATGGCTCAACGGGGATTTCTGCAGGTTATGCTACGGAGATTCCGCCGCACCAGTTAGGTGAAGTGATTGACGGAGCAATCATGCGTATGGATCACCCAAAATGTACTGTCGAAGAATTAATGAAAGTCATTTCTGGTCCAGATTTTCCAACAGGTGGAATCATTCAAGGAACAGATGGAATTAAGAAGGCGTATGAAACAGGTAAAGGGAAATTTGTTATTCGAGGGAAAGCGGAAATTGAGGATATTCGTGGAGGGAAACAACAAATCGTTATAACCGAAATCCCCTTTGAAGTCAATAAAGCCAACCTTGTAAAGAAAATTGATGAATACCGAGTCGATAGAAAAGTGGAAGGGATATCAGAAGTTCGTGATGAAACCGATCGAACAGGCCTTCGTATTGTTGTGGAGTTAAAGCGTGATGCTAACGCAAACGGAGTATTAAATTACTTATATAAAAATTCTGATCTTCAAATTACATATAATTTTAATATGGTGGCAATCCATAATCGACGCCCTAAATTGATGGGGTTACGTGAACTACTTGATGCCTATGTCGCACATCAAAAAGAAGTAGTGACAAAGCGTTCTCAATACGATTTACAAAAAGCAAAAGATCGCGAACATATTGTCGAAGGACTAATGAAGGCATTGTCCATTTTAGACGAAGTAATTCGTACAATTCGTGGATCAAAGGATAAAAAAGACGCAAAAAAGAATTTACAGGAGAAATTTTTCTTTACTGAGCCCCAATCAGAAGCCATTGTGTCACTACAGCTTTATCGATTGACGAACACGGACATCACTGCTTTAAAGGAAGAAGCAGAAGAATTAGCAAAAAAGATTAAAGAATTAACCGACATTCTTCAAAATGAAAAAAAGTTATTGGTAGTGATTAAGAAAGAACTTAGAGCCATCAAAAAGCAGTTTAACGACACACGAAAAACGAAAATTGAAGATAAAATCGAAGAATTAAAAATTAATTTAGAAGTTCTCGTAGCTTCTGAAGATGTGATGGTCACAGTCACGAAAGATGGCTATATAAAGCGTACAAGTTTACGATCTTTTGCTGCATCGAACGGGCAAGATCTCGCGATGAAAGAAACGGATCGTTTATTAGCTCAATTCGAAATTAACACAACGGATAAACTCCTAGTATTCACGAATAAAGGGAATTACTTATATTTCCCTGTTCATGAATTACCAGATATTCGCTGGAAGGATCTCGGCCAACATGTTGCTAGCTTAATTTCGATTGAGCGAGATGAGCAAATCGTAAAGGTTATTCCAATTAAAGATTTTTCAGCTAAACAATATATGCTATTTATAACTAAAAATGGCATGGCGAAAAAGACAGAGTTAGCTCAGTATCAAGCACAACGATATTCTCGGCCACTTGTTGCTGTTAACTTAAAAGGGGATGATGAGGTCGTAAATGTTCATCTTACTTCAGGGGAAGAAGATGTCTTTTTAACGACACGTACCGGTTTTGCTCTCTGGTTCTCAGAAGAGGAAGTAAATATTGTTGGCCCTCGTGCCGCTGGAGTAAAGGGAATAAACTTAAAGGATGACGATTTCGTTGTTTCAGGAAAATTGATTTCAAAGGATGCATCAGCTGTGGTGATTGTTACACAACGAGGTGCCGTCAAAAAAATGAAACTAAGTGAGTTTGAAAAAACCTCAAGAGCGAAGCGTGGTGTCGTCCTTCTTCGAGAATTAAAGACAAATCCACATCGGATTGCCTCTGTGGAAATCGTCAAAGCAAATGATACGATTTCGATTCTAACTGACAAAGGCATCAGCGAGGAAATCAAAGTTTCTGACTTACGATTTAATGATCGTTATAGTAATGGATCGTTTGTATTAGATGAGTCAGAAGCAGGTCAAACGATTGAATCGTGGCTATTGGAAGATCCGTCCTGAAAGAAAAGGTGAAAAAAGGCACCTAGAAAGGTGTCTTTTTTTGCTGAATATACAAAAAAAAGGCCGTTCTATGTAAAAAAAAGGATGAAATTACATTGAATTATGATACGATAGAATTAAGTTGGAATTTTCAGAGTTTTAGGGAGATGAGTCTATTTGGAACGCCAATTAACCACTACTAAAGACCCAACAAGTGTTAAAGAGTTTTTTATTTCGTCTTTAGCAGAAGCAGATGAAAATATAGTATTAACGATATTAGATGAAAACGGGATTTACAAATATGTTTCACCCAATATAGAAAGGCTCTTAGGCTATCCACCAACTTTCTTTGGAGATAAACATTGCAACTATTTGATTCATCCTGAAGACTGGCATGACTGGATGATCAATGAAACGCAAAATTATCAACGTTACTCGTTTATTCAATATCGAATGATTACGCATTCGAATGTTGAAATTTGGGTTGAGTCGTTATTTATTATCGTACCATCTGCTACCATACGCGAGTATGTCATCCTTTCACGAGAAATTACGAAACGAAAGCAAATGGAAGATGCATTAATTCAAAATGAAAAGCTCGCTGCTATTGGGAAACTGGCTGCTGGAATAGCTCACGATATTCGGAATCCACTTACATCGCTTAAAGGGTTTTTAGACTTAATGATTTCCGGGATACAAGATCCTATCTATTTACAAATCATGAAAACAGAAATTGAACGAATTGAACTGACCACAAATGAATTAATGCTACTTGCAAAGCCATCCAAAAAAGAAGTCATGCGCTTTGATATTCAACAAATCATTCGTGATACATTAATGCTTTTAGATACTGAGGCGTTCAAACAGCAAGTACAATTTCGAAGTGATTTTCATGAAACACCCGTGTACATAAATGGTGATCCTTATCAAATAAAGCAAGTGATGATCAATTTTGTCAAAAATGCAATCGAAGCGATGATGAAAAAAGGAGTCATTGAGATTTCAGTCACTCAATTAGAAGAAGCCTGTCAAGTGAAAATTAAGGATGAAGGATGCGGGTTAACGAAAGAAGAGTTAAATCAAATTGGACGCCCCTTCTATACTTCAAAAGAGCAAGGCAATGGTTTAGGGCTAATGATGTGTGAATATATCCTCCGTAACCATAAAGGATTTATGTCATTCTCGAGTGAAAAAAATAAGGGAACGACCGTAACGATTCAGCTCCCACTTTCACATAAATAAATAATTGCTATTATTACATAATACTTCCTTTCTTGGAGAATATAACAGAAACGAACTTCAAGAAGGAGAGAGCTTACATGCATAAAGAACTACTCTTTGCTTTTGTAGCATTTTTCCTTATGTCACTAAATGTTGTTGTCGGAGCCAATACGTTTGAAATACAGCAACAAACAGGTGAGATCGTGATAGAATCGTGGCAGAAGGATGTAACAGGTGACGGCCATAAAAACGTCATCACGCTTTATGGAACGCCTTATGATGAAGATAGTCCATACTTTCAAAAGGTTTGGTCCATTGTCCAAACGAAAGACGGACAGAAGCTTCGAATGGATTATGATTCAGGCTATAACCCTACACTGCAATTTGTTGATTTAAACCATGATCAAGTGCTCGATGTCTTTTATTCTAGTGCAACAGGTGGTAACGGAGGAATATATCATTACGCAGCTCATTCAACAAAATCAGAAACGGTCGAAGATTTAGCCGTTCCAGACCCTTTAACGATTGTTGGAAAGTTTAAACAAGACTATCAAGCTGTCGTCACCTTTAAAGAAACGGGCAAGTCGTATCAAATAAACTTAATGGACCGGAAAAAGAATTACGATTTATTAAACCTATATGAAAATGGAACGCTTGTAAAACCAACGAGACTTATGATTGCTCCCTTTACATCACTAGAAGTCGTCAACATAGATAACGAAACAGGCAAAGGTTTAAAAGGAACACAGCTCATTAGTGGGGCTTATCATGCTGATTCGATTGGGGTCGCACAGTCTGAGTGGTATTTCGAAAAGGGCAAGTGGAAGCTTAAAAAAATGAACTGGAGCCCACTGCAAGCGTCAACTAGATAATGAAGTTAGGACTTAACGAAGAAAGAGGGCCACAACAGCGTTTGTGGTCCTCTTTCTTCGTATAAGTCACTTACACGTCTATTTTGTTAAAACGAAATAAAGTGCTCGTAATGTTGTAGATGGAAATAAAGCACTTGAGTAATCAGTCAGAAGGAGGTATCAACATAAGAATAAACCTATTAAACTTTTTAATTGGACTTTAATAAGGTAGTATTGGTTAGATAATAAGAGTTTAATAGGGCTGCTCCGTATCGATTGAACGTATATTTAATAAAAGGATATCAAGACTGTTTATTCCAATCGAAACAAAGGCATAGTCCTCAGGAATAAAAGGCTTATGATGTTTCTCCTTGCCATTATCGTATATCGACAACAAACGTATAGGAAACCTCACCATTCGTCCATTCTGCTAAGACTTCATAAATATACGTACCTTTATTTGCAGGAAGAGTGAATTCATTAGAATTATGTTTAATTTCTTTTTCCCTTCCTTCTTCATTCCATAAATACACTTTAATATCAGGATTTTCTTCAATCCGAATATCAACTTTTTCATTAGGACTTACACTAATTAATTCTAATTTATCTGCCATTTGATATGGAGATATGTAATCTGTTTGTACAACTTCAGTTCCTAAGCCTTTTTTTCTCTCCCATCGATAACTGCCATCTTCAATTTGGTATTCCATTCCGTTAATAATCACTTGTCCTGTCATAGTTGGAGGAAATTCACTGTCTTTTTCCTTGATTCCAGTATTTGAGCAACCCATTAGTAAAAGGATAGCGCTTGTTAAAACCACAATAAAAATGTGTTTTAATTTCAAAATAATAGTCCCTCCTTAATTTATTTGACGAATTTGTTCCATGTTCGTT
It encodes:
- a CDS encoding xanthine dehydrogenase family protein molybdopterin-binding subunit; protein product: MDQYRLIGKSIPRKEGENKVTGRTKYVDDHPEAGTLFVQLVTSQCAHGYIRNINTTEAYHVPGVLRVVLGNDFPYPVGSTIVDRPPLAFEKVRYFGEPIAMVIATSEVSAKRAALSIQVTYDELPVVNSALQAYESTAPLVHENINQYKVMKERIRPEHGTNIANRTKVRKGDTEKGFSQSDIVIEEYFTLPQSDHAAMETRGVIAEIKPNGDVEITSASQSPFEIRRDLSDAFGLNAGNIHVTVPLVGGGFGGKTAVQLEILAYLASVHVGGRKVKLRNTREQDFITSPVHIGLEAKVKLGCTKAGRLQAAEFLFLFDGGAYSGSGVLMSTVVALDCTGPYSIEHVTCDSLCMYTNHPYATAFRGFGHCEFSFAVERAIDIIAGKLDICPLEFRMKNAITPGDTTPSQVRITPSNMGDGIACLKKLKELINWNDGVVFHESKNKVRAKGISFVWKNSSTSVNAGAGATLIFNENGSVTINCGAVEIGQGTKTVLAQMVAERLKMEIEDVHIKMEVDTQVAPEHWKTAASRTTYLVGNAVLAATEDAMQQLKETASKLLALPLEKLEIENKKVYEKNVERNYIDFAQIAFGIVNENGEVIGQQVIGRGSYVFEGLKEANKDTGVGQSGPEWGVAAQAVEVEYNPSTHTYKLLQAVCVIDAGKILNKKGAETQVFGAMNMGISFASREAFYFDEKARVLNNQFRSYKPIHFGQQPTYKVAFVETPHSHSPFGSRAIGEHGILGMPAALANSLSTAANVSLYRLPITPESIWRVVSHQDGFSS
- a CDS encoding FAD binding domain-containing protein; translation: MIPFDFEYFQPSSITEAIQLFQQLYEKQKGPLYYGGGTEFTTLGRFMDLTRAVIDIKKIPECNIIEQNGSELVVGAALTLTKLAEDDRFPLLSQVVANVADRTARNQITLGGNINGMIPYREGVLPFLVCDSTCVIAGKNGLRYEPIQQLFKKRLRLEKGEFLVQLRTPLREINAPFYYVKKRKIDKIDYPLISMASIKKEHVIQFAFSGLCAFPFRSIPMEKTLNNQQLPLKKRINQAFLMIPAPIKDDIRGSRAYREFVLQEIVTTMIETLEGGTV
- a CDS encoding (2Fe-2S)-binding protein; translated protein: MITKLTVNINGQISEAVVRMAETLLETLREQYGLTGAKRGCENGDCGSCTVLIDNIPIKSCMLLTVETREKKIVTIEGLHNTPIQQAFLEKWAFQCGYCTSGFIMNAHSLIHHHPDADDERIEDWLGSNLCRCTSYQEIKEAVSSVLKKNHDRS
- a CDS encoding XdhC family protein, which translates into the protein MHDILDIVVKKPLPITLATIIQTEGSSYQKAGAMMAFDKNGEQIGMLSGGCIEEELSHYVNDLSPNKWATKEIDMTEDSWFSEAGCYGVLYVLLETVDETVQEFLRRVVMYIDAGLSVKIVKHLGKSETLCICENGHHFGNWQGEVEKVKHVREGLHGSMYVQTILPRPRLIIFGAGEDAKPLVLLAKQNGFSITISDWRESLCTPRRFPEADHFFIGFPSEIFHQLAIQKKDFVVMMTHHLERDEELLRLLSKEPCRYVGILGSKERKTRLFAQIKEPEWVFSPVGLSIGARGPNEIAVSIMGEIIQQLRKA
- a CDS encoding nucleotidyltransferase family protein, whose amino-acid sequence is MKIIGVYLAAGNSKRTGPGIHKLYFPIQQIPLGNLGLRSALASNLHDVIVVTNDVHWILPSLREDRIIIHSCEQSTYGPAHSLHSGILEAERLEADGVLVMLADQPFITSELLNQIMEQFQLDKSVDFVATSFKGIPQPPVLFSNRLFSKLKCLSGNRGAHSILKDPQYKRKILSYDQPELLRDIDTWEDYLFFNK
- a CDS encoding CoA-binding protein; amino-acid sequence: MIENPSREEIKQILHKAKTIAVVGLSGNPERTSYMVSEAMQNAGYKIIPVNPTVDKVLGEKSVRSLTDIQEHVDIVNIFRRPEHLPEIAKDFDKMDADVFWAQLGVVNEEAYEFLKEKGYTTIMDRCIKVEHALTK